taaacaaacccaatttgtgttttgtatgtaacattaagggttgagggatgggggaagaagataggtacaaagaggaaacattttaaaatatattcttatccactcagtaacgaaatattgtttttaatgttttataggcctataaataatataccactaaatacagtaaaacatttacgatttaatacggtactttgttaaaactctcactgtcatagtcgattgaaatagtaaagtacatgtaacgatacaccactacgacgtttatatatttttaaattattaattaatacaaacgttgagaagcaactgtcagtaataacgtttatttatttgtatattatatgtttataatctaacagtagggcctacccacactcacagtaataaagtttatttgtatatatttttatattacatctaacagtaccaacactcacagtaagaaatttgcgattaaAATTgggatcaaaagtggttaataccttaacagtattgtacagcattgcaatactatttatgtttattctccaagggggcccataaatctaaatctatacctctatggttaaaccaaataatgtggaatgtttatttgtatattatatgtttataatctaacagtagggcctacccacactcacagtaataaagtttatttgtatatatttttatattacatctaacagtaccaacactcacagtaagaaatttgcgattcaaattgcgatcaaaagtggttaataccttaacagtattgtacagcattgcaatactatttatgttcattctccaagggggcccataaatctaaatctatacctgtatggttaaaccaaataatttggaatgttccattcatcacaaatcaatacatttgtaaaaacgtatattaaatgtatcaaaatagtattttttaaagaaaatcggcctgtcttcaacattatgatggtgtactctagctgttcaaccggttttcagccattaaaaacaattatcgtaggaggagataggaaaatgcgaagcctcctcgcatttttgtggcgggtatttttcaagacggacatccattatacagtgtataccacggttggaaaacacccctatttggggcaaatcttggaacctaaattcgttttaaccgtcaataacttattatctaacttaatttaattagtaaacagggttacatcaggtggttaaaatcagtaccgaaagtacgaaccaactttatataccatcgagtaaaaattatagaagtaaggcgcgatttaccgaattttgcccttacgtaaatttatatatagactagatggtacgctcgcttcgctcgcgtaccatctaggtcgtgcccacagatggttctcgaatacataataatttcagcgttaaaaaactggcgatttcaaatgtacgtaccgcaggacaataatacatgtcgtttacaggaacgaataaatagacactgtgatttatgtactgaactaaaattaccaccctgggaattacttccgaaagagaaacttgtcacaaaatgagaccaattgtttaagtcaaatttaaacaaacttaatttgtgttttgtatgtaacgttagggttgagggatgggaaagaggatgggtgcaaagaagaacaatttttaaatatattctttatccatgtagtaacgaaatattaattgtttacatgttttacaaataatataccactaaacacagtaaaacattgcgatgtaatactttgttgaaactatcaccgtcctagtcgattgaaatagtatagtacatgtaacgatacatcactacgacgtgtataatatgtttatataatgtaaaacaatttgtgaaaaccacccctattcgtggcaaatcataaattcgatttaatcgtcaataaatattaaattatctaactcaacttaattagtaggcctaatggttttcaattgtttcttagagccaattcatacttaagttggttcctaaccctacccaccaaagttgttctgcgtttagagcatgtgatgcaccgtaggcctatcctctactggctttacaacgctactcatgccagtgagggaagggtgatgatgtcacgtgggtggtttaactgcaataataaagatttgtacataatatacggcgactgaaaacgctagctcattatccgttaaaaaaaaactatatccAACCTCCGCAggacagattgaaaaaaaaatggatcgaatttctgttatgagtatacacaTGGACCTCCatggtatacagtacttgcctttacgacgcctgagggaatagacacttgtggaacagagattggaatgttccattcatttcaaatcaatacatttgcataaacgtatattaaatctatcaaaatagtattttttaaagaaaatcggcctgtcttcaacattatgatactgtactcgagctgttcaaccggttttcagctattaaaaacaattatcgtaggaggagataggaaaatgcgaagcctcctcgaatttttgtggcgggtatttttcaagatggacatccattagacagtgtataccacgatcggaaaacacccctatttggggcaaatcgttgaacctaaattcgttttaatcgtcaataactaattatcgaactcaatttaattagtaaacagggttacatcaggcggttaaaatcagtaccgaaagtaccaaccaactttatataccatcgagtaaacattctagaaataacgcgcgatttaccgaattttgcccttacgtaaatttatatatagattatactCATATTATAGTCTTACGTTGTAAAAATCAAATATAAGTGTTCCTCCGTCAGTCACATTTTCTATTTGTTCAAATATCACAATCTGTACATGGTGGCTGGGGTACGAATATACATCCATTGAGTGCCTTATCCCATCATCTACGACTCCGCACCTAAAGACCCTCTAAATAAAATGATAGTTGCTAATTAATTAGCTTGGATAAtaaaacgaaataaaataaaatattatttttgttgttgtttagttCTGTTTAGCTTTTAAAAAACCCTACAGTACATATAGAATTTTACTTAATGTACTAAGGTAAGGTTGTGTGTCTTTTTTTCACGGTctacaaacaatttatttgtgatataggcctaccattgtTATACCTCTATGTATATACTTACACGTTCTCGGGTAAGAACGATTGCTGCAACCACACCGCATATTATGATCAACACCAACGGAATACAGATAccaattattttattctttcgAGAAGTTCGTTTGGTCACGATTAGTTTCTGAAATGACAATCAAATTCTTAGCCTATCGTTTGCAATACCAACCTAAACTTTACCTACTTGCAGGAAACATACAAACTTCAGATTTCGATTTTAAAACTACGTGGTTAAGTTAATTAGTAAACGTACCTCAATGTTAACTTGAGTTTCGctttcatttttcttcttttcgTTCACAATCGTTTTCGGAAACATATTGACAGCAACACTACTACCATATTACAACATTAATACTATTTAGAGTGAGATAACTCCGGATCAATGGAACTAGTGATTCATGGAATTTCAGACAATCAACCATTTGAATAAGTTGAACATTTGTTGACTAACTACGAAAATTACCATAACAATCATTTTCTTTGTTGATATTGTTCTTCAAAACTAAAAAAGGAAATGTTCTAAGACATTAAaacatacttttaaaaatagGGCTGATTTGCATCTGTCTGTCTGTTTTccaatgaaatattatatttttttcttatttataattatttatttattattatcaaagtaAAAATGCCAGAGGCTatgatgtttttttattttaaaagcgtattagaagatttatgtggtttacaatcaaaacattaaataagATACACATATAATAGAATGACAGAATATACATAATCTATAGgcttgataggcctatattcaaGCATTATACTCAAACATTACCAATATGTAACGGcttaaaaaattaacatatGTTCGAATCTATATCAAATTTGAATCTATATCAAAGTAGCTAGTTTTCTATCTTTTCTTTTCTATCTGCATGATGGCTAAATATATATTCTGATAAGTTTACGCACGCCACGTGATCTGGCGGAGAAGGGATAAAGCGATCGGCAGAGAGCAGCTGAGGTTGTGATATGAGGATCTGATGAGGCTGGCGCGCAGTAGCAGAATTAACGTGGCATGTTTGGGATAACATTTACCTAGGCTTAGCCTGGGCATTTTATGGCCCACTTTGCAGCCGAAATGAACGGCATCCAATGTGCACAAGAATTTGTTTTTGCTATGTCGACATTTCGACACAGCAACGAATAAATTACAAAGTAAAAATGCcgacatattttttaatttaatttgatttttgtttagttttgtcgaaatttcgACACGCTATACTTATATTAATGTGGCATTAGGCTTTCGTATTATTGCATGTAGCCACCTCACATACCATCTTCATAAAATgagatatattttcaatttatttactaAATTCGATAGataagatatttaaaaatactataatGGAAAACATTAATCCTTTAAATGACTTCATGACAAGGTCATATATTAGGAAAACCTAATGCTATATCACCAACTTGTATTTCTTAGATAAAAAATACCACATATTTgtattaaacataattaataatacactAGTGTATAATTAAAATGGTTTAGGATTACATTTCTACATTTATCAGTGTATATTTAATACAGATATTTATAACATTTGCTTTTACCAACTATTGTTTTCTTATATGatattctttatttataaatactatGATATGATGTatagttaaataataattgattactCTATTATATACCAGGATtaacattttggcaaatttaagCCTAATTTAAGCCTAATACAGGTTAAATAAGCAATTGAAGTGACGgtatctattatatatattatatatatatatatattatattgtatctATTGTATGGTAACAACAGCGACAAAGCTCATGACGTAAATTTCGCGATGCTCCtctgacgtcacagcaatttacggcggcgacggctgtacggcgagcgcgtgcggcgatatcctcaatctcgcgatggttctgaaatcatatgtacaccCCTAATACGGTCAAATATGGTCCTCGGAACAATTGTCCTTTAAAGGTTTTCTTCTGGGTTGTAGCGTAGTCTCTCTAGACTTTTAAATAGGATGTTGTTAGGATTAAAATTCCACTGGAAAAACCATTGACAGAAATAAAAGCCGAGTCATGACTATAAAAatacgccgtggctaaagacgCGGTAAacttgcattacgtcataatcagccaatggggtgctggcaCGTGTgcgacgtcatcgtataaggactttggatatatttgttttcatattgCGTCAGAGAATGcctatcggcggcgccaggctgcatAGATGTGTGCGCTGATTCGGTGACTCAGCCCCGGGGCTAGACCTAGCAATGTTGAATCCAGAAGTTTAATAATGGGCGACAACATCTTTGCTGTAGTAATAGAGCAAGTTCATGTGGTTATTATTTGGTGAACGTTACATACAGCGTTTAAAACATGCAATAtctcaaataattattatttcattataggcctacaacatacagtagtagtattatAATCCGATATGTTGATAGCCAAATTAGAAGTAAAGGAATTATATAATCAATGTTGGAAATTGTGTTGCGTCTAGTTCATTCGTCCATTATAGTTACTATatatgagggttttatttttattccaaatggccaatttaggccttatattttttaaaattaaactttgtttTCAGATGGTGgtcataaacaacaagcaaatgcggaaAATAAAGGGGCcatcaaatactatgatttagacagtagCCGGCCCCCAGGGCTGAGTCACAGAAACCAGCGCACACATAcagctggccccagcctggcaccgctttccctacacaaacaaactcatatatgAGGCTATAGGTTATAGTACGTagtaggcctcttttgaaacagTTTTCTGTattttagaattaaaatcaacatttttttggcttttcaataataacagacgtaggctacatttagtttttgtcacacacgacggcgataatagcgacaaatgaagcataaagaaaatgttaaacgGTTaatcactgttttcgcgataaAACACGATGAAGTCACACACGTACCaccaccccattggctgattatgacgtaatgtatTTTTACCGTATCTTTAGAAAACGGAAGGTTTTATTGGAAATAAATATTCTAGAATTTCCAATGTGTGCATATAAATAGTCCTACGTTGAATTACGTGTGAGTCATTGTTGTGAGGCAGATCACTACAGGTACCGCTACTACCGGTATCTATAAaggtaagtttattttgtgTAAATTGATTTTCTTGTCTTGTATCCACTCTTATTTACGGGGGTGTTCATAACTTTGGGTCAAATGTCACATATGTGTAAGTAAGgtaatttaaataatgaatgaaaGACTACTCACAAATGACGTGTGTTTGTGTGACGTGTGATCAAGATAattaaaatgtctttttaaaatattgtattttttaaaattatattttttctgaGAAAAATTCAGGtagttaaatttaaataatgaatgaaaGACTACTCACAAATGACATGTGTTTGTGTGACGTGTGATCAAGATAattaaaatgtctttttaaaatattgtattttttaaaattatattttttctgaGAAAAATTCAGGTAGTTAAACCCCTATAGTACAAATAATATgttgtaatttgtttatttgtaagaATGTTATCGCGTGTAGAATTAAGAGGTACTAACTCATTTATATGGTGTACACAACATGCGATCGGAAAGGGAGCGACTGCTACTGTCTACATTGGTCGAAATAAAGTAAGTAAGCCAAATTTTTCCACTTGTTTATATAAAGTATACATTTCATGACACATAATATTCTAAAACTGTTAGGTAAATTCCCGAATCCCGAGAATAATGAAATGACTAATGGGAATTCCCCTTATTAGTCACGctaatagagggcgctatatataaaaataactaaACACTATCTCATACAGGCTAGGTTTAGTGCTTATTTAGTGCGGATAAAAAGTgacaaatttcattttaatttattgaattatttGCATATAATAGACATAGTTAATCGTGGTACTTTAAGGCTGTACACAATACAAAACAGTGCAAAATCACGACAAAAAAGGTCGCATCATTCTCTTATATTCAGTACAATATTTAAATAGTATGCAACATGTGATTGATTGGGTCTTGcaaaattgaatttgtttttttagtatcttataaaatataaatcaaatgTTCTCAATTCCAACAAGACGTGgaacataattaaaaatagaaTACGTTTTTTCCAACTTATCTTTACCCGGCCCGGAAAATCATATAATACTTACGGTACTGAAAGTGAGAATACTTTCaaacaaaatactgtatcactattattattgtttttgttttctatagAAAACTGGCGAGAAAGTAGCAATGAAAGTATTCAACAACTTACCACATGTTCGAACACGTGATACACAGATGAGGGAATTAGAAGTCGTTAGAAAACTGAAACATAAAAACATCGTAGACGTGATTGCCATTGAAGAAGATCACGTGTCTAAACAACCAGTCATGGTGATGGAACTGTGTCTCGGCGGCTCGTTATTACAGTATCTTGACAAACCGGCAAACAATTACGGCCTGACAGAGGACGAGTTTATACGAGCTTTAAAAGATATAAGTAAGTAtgaataggcctaatcattaaagatgtattgttcccaaaatcaacaaattaattaaaaaaagactttgaataggcaatttcgcagttttattaaagttactcactttcgtagaaaaaaatatataaataaatgttttcacttgtaaaaagaaaaaaaaacggttCAATTTAATCAAAAACCCATTTGtatatttgactattttttgctttaaattacaatgttttaaggtacatatttttgtttcaatccaattttgttaataattattatgaaacattataatagaaatttaacaattaaacaagcaatatttttttcagagggacaatatctTTACCGGCGTTGGGTTATAAAGTCAGTAACCATGTAAAATTAGAGTTTAGTTATTAAACTGAAacatatataaattattgtcCCCTTAAAAAGAACATCTTTAagtatgccattttaatgtcacgtcactttgacaaaaaattggatcagcaaaaaaattatttagttgaaaaaaaatgtaatttaaagcaaacaataaTCTAATTGtgtattttctctttttataagtgaaatcattatttttttttatggaagtgAATAACGTCATTCAAATTGCAAAAAtgaccaatttaaagtttgatttaTAATCTTTATGTCTTAATCAATATGCAACAGTGCGCCTCTCTCCTCAATGATCTATACACGTCGATCTTAaccaattttaaaaacttttaccCGTACTCGGCATTGACTGTGAAATCTTATACACAGCGATTTAAGACGAAACTACAATAGCGCCACTATACTGTAAGTATTAAAAAAGAACGGTTAATGTACGTACGTGGCCtggaaacataggcattttgaataaaaatgacTGCAAACAAAGTATATTTGGCTGCTTTAAAACTGATACTGAGTATCTGATGTTGTCAACTAGATTAGTTTGCATATGTGTCTGATGATACCATTAATAGAGAAGACATGGCCACTGTATGATTCCTAGTTCTCCTCTCTTTTTCCAACCAACTCTATCAAAGGATCGAAGATTTAATGAAGTCATCAGTTCAGTGTAAAGTCAAAgagatatttttgtatttttatataaaattacgttttatgtcaaattaaaaaattaatgattACACAGTGTGTTTCGTAATCGTAATCGTCCAATCAAGTGATCATGAACGTTCAAGTGCTCATCGATATCTGATTGCTTGCGGCACCGATCACTCCGGCAATTACTCAATCCGACTGCCACTTCATTTTCCATTCTTGTATGGAGGAGAACAGCACCTCCATTTGCCCAGTCTTCCCTCTCTATGTTCTTTCTATTGTTTCAACCATGATTGGGGTACATCTTAGTTGTGGCATCGGCGGCAGCCCAGTGATCTGTATCCGCAGCATCAATTCTTCTCCAAACTCAAACCTTACTGTGTACTTACATTAACATTATTTCTCTCAAGCGGATGCGATGAAATACCTACGAAGTATTGGTGTCGTACATCGAGATATTAAGCCTGGGAACATAATGATTGCAAAGGGAGATGACAGTACTCATACGTACAAACTAGCAGATTTTGGCGTTGCACGGCAAGTCGAGTACGAAGAGGAGATGCTCCAATCGCTATGTGGAACAGAAGAATATTTGGTAATGACGATGAGCGTAATTTCTATCTATTTACGCAATTTGAACTGGAATAGTCATTTTACGCTGCGTGCACGATCTGGTAACTGcacattcattaaaaaaaacaacaggaTGATGTAATTATAATTAGTAACATGAAACCGGCCTGGCAAAAGTTAAGATTGTAGGCTACAAATCTCCCGGCCTCCATTTATTTCTTGCAAAGATGTATTCAAACCCCTTTTTTAGCAGAGTTTTGTACTATTAAAGTATTCCTAGCCAGGTGAACTATCATCAACCTTGCTACATATGCAGTGGTCTCCAATTATGTTCCTACACCAGTTCAAAGTAGTATAAACCCAAATAATTAAGCCTAATGGTCAAATTATTAGATGGTAATGGATCATGTCacaattattctactgcagttacatttttgtttactctttaaccTGTGTATGCATTTATTTAGGAAAAT
This genomic stretch from Antedon mediterranea chromosome 11, ecAntMedi1.1, whole genome shotgun sequence harbors:
- the LOC140062880 gene encoding uncharacterized protein, translating into MFPKTIVNEKKKNESETQVNIEKLIVTKRTSRKNKIIGICIPLVLIIICGVVAAIVLTRERRVFRCGVVDDGIRHSMDVYSYPSHHVQIVIFEQIENVTDGGTLIFDFYNKIIAAYSANNSACYLWADEDLDWYNHDWLYNGNFPSFNVERQDIISPEYLTGLASEEIVDQCCGMTTYWSIKTTELNGNIGIRFSENTRDNGTVVCSFNWKVCTCQ